A genomic segment from Nitrospirota bacterium encodes:
- a CDS encoding efflux RND transporter permease subunit yields MNTVFFVKRPVTTVMLMLVLMFIGALALTKLPIDLFPDISKPTLRVYTGYSGATPGEIEKQVTKKIEEGLSTVKNVRRISSTSGEGYSSVVLTFDWGVNMDFAAMDVREKIDQIKGSLPKGVDDPVVEKFDPSAQPIVVLNVTGKMTSEQLRSFAEEELKPSLERLIGVASVKVTGGVEKEIHVEIDNARLKAYGISIKEVVDRLKEENISQRGGRMESGITEFMVRTVGEFRSISDIEGIVIAVKKGIPIHLKDISNVRESYKEKRNMARLMASVFAEGIAKKEKTNPQKQAEKEINESVEISIFKEPKGNSVKVSDAVAENRAKISKKHQNVRVETSFDQADYIKESLEMVKGGAIDAIQLTVLVLFVFLRSIRTTIVIALSLPVSIIASFLCFPVVGMGLNIFSLAGLTLATGMVVDNAVVVLENIYRHIHEGRKPFQAAITATQEVGGAVLASTLTTLAVFIPLTQVKGLSGQIFKDLSYTIVFALSFSFIVAMTLTPMLAARLLKSADVKESLKEGGNKIVVRIKDISSKVLDKFIGGTYLTLYMRILNFFITNWRRRVTLIVCVTVAFGLSFLLKPGAEFFPEGKQKEFEVIMELPKGISLAETDRIVGIAERILKERGDIETVATQVTPAYGRLLMKLNTNVETKGFIERLRKPLEEKIPAATIKVNDISPIKALEGGSRKGDITIEIGGSDLVMLERIGREIKEITTKVKGIVETDISIGGRSPEVIIEINRTRAADIGLTAERIADAVQLSLSGEVATSIREAEKQTDILVKSKRLEYTTVEDLKKVNITSPLGVQVPLGSIANIKREFGPSSIDRQENQRLVSVYATIAEGETLGTVIERLKNGSKTGALDKYKLPEGYSIKIGGMGSAMQESTRELYFALIIAILLVYMIMAAQFESLIHPFTIMFSVPLSVIGVFIGLFVFGLKMSITALIGFIMLAGIVVNNAIILIDFINILRSRGMDRNDAILLAGKLRSKPIFMTTLTTVLGMLPLSLGLGPGAELYQPLAVVVIFGLSLSTMLTLVFIPTIYCLIDDIRDVFELITLRVQGMFSKKVTSLDDL; encoded by the coding sequence TTGAATACCGTCTTTTTTGTAAAACGCCCTGTTACAACCGTAATGCTGATGCTGGTATTGATGTTTATCGGTGCTCTTGCACTGACGAAACTTCCGATAGACCTGTTTCCAGACATAAGTAAGCCTACATTAAGGGTTTATACCGGATATTCAGGTGCAACTCCAGGTGAGATAGAAAAGCAGGTAACAAAAAAGATAGAGGAAGGACTGAGCACAGTAAAGAATGTGCGGAGGATAAGTTCGACATCCGGCGAAGGCTACTCAAGTGTTGTCCTCACCTTTGATTGGGGTGTAAATATGGACTTCGCCGCAATGGATGTGAGGGAAAAAATCGACCAGATCAAAGGCTCGCTACCAAAGGGAGTAGATGACCCAGTTGTTGAAAAGTTTGATCCATCAGCCCAGCCTATTGTTGTATTGAATGTTACGGGTAAAATGACTTCTGAACAACTTCGCTCTTTTGCAGAAGAAGAGTTAAAACCATCACTCGAAAGACTTATAGGAGTTGCATCGGTAAAGGTAACGGGAGGTGTTGAGAAAGAGATACATGTTGAGATAGATAATGCAAGATTAAAGGCATACGGTATATCCATAAAAGAGGTTGTTGATAGATTAAAAGAGGAGAACATAAGTCAGCGTGGTGGAAGGATGGAAAGCGGTATTACAGAATTTATGGTTCGCACAGTTGGTGAATTTAGAAGCATAAGCGATATAGAAGGCATAGTTATAGCGGTAAAGAAAGGAATTCCAATTCATCTTAAAGACATTTCAAATGTAAGAGAATCATACAAAGAAAAAAGAAATATGGCACGTCTCATGGCTTCTGTGTTTGCTGAAGGGATAGCAAAGAAAGAAAAGACTAATCCCCAAAAACAAGCAGAAAAAGAGATAAACGAAAGTGTCGAGATATCTATATTTAAAGAGCCAAAAGGCAATTCAGTAAAAGTATCCGATGCTGTAGCTGAGAATCGTGCCAAGATTTCAAAGAAACACCAGAATGTGCGGGTAGAGACCTCCTTTGATCAGGCTGATTACATAAAGGAATCTCTTGAGATGGTAAAAGGTGGCGCTATTGATGCTATTCAACTTACAGTACTTGTCCTTTTTGTATTCTTAAGGAGCATTAGAACGACCATAGTAATTGCCCTTTCACTACCTGTCTCTATTATTGCATCATTCCTCTGTTTCCCTGTAGTAGGCATGGGACTTAATATATTTTCATTGGCAGGACTTACACTTGCTACCGGGATGGTTGTTGATAACGCTGTCGTAGTACTCGAGAATATATACAGGCATATACATGAGGGGAGAAAACCATTTCAGGCAGCGATTACCGCTACACAGGAGGTTGGTGGTGCTGTACTCGCTTCCACACTCACAACCCTTGCGGTCTTTATTCCACTCACACAGGTAAAAGGGCTTAGCGGTCAGATATTTAAAGACCTCTCTTACACTATAGTATTTGCCCTTAGTTTTTCCTTTATTGTGGCGATGACGTTAACACCAATGCTTGCAGCACGTCTTTTAAAGAGTGCTGATGTAAAAGAGTCTCTTAAGGAAGGTGGAAATAAGATCGTAGTTAGGATAAAAGATATAAGTAGTAAGGTGCTGGATAAATTTATCGGTGGCACTTATCTTACATTATATATGAGGATACTTAACTTCTTTATTACTAATTGGAGGAGAAGAGTTACACTCATTGTATGTGTTACAGTAGCCTTCGGACTGAGTTTTCTGCTTAAACCAGGTGCAGAATTTTTCCCCGAAGGGAAACAGAAGGAATTTGAGGTTATCATGGAGTTACCAAAAGGTATTTCGCTTGCAGAGACTGACAGAATCGTGGGTATTGCTGAGAGAATACTTAAAGAGAGAGGAGACATTGAAACGGTAGCAACACAGGTTACTCCAGCTTATGGAAGACTTCTTATGAAGTTGAATACGAATGTTGAGACAAAAGGATTTATAGAACGGTTAAGGAAACCACTTGAGGAAAAGATACCAGCAGCAACCATAAAGGTGAATGATATATCTCCTATTAAGGCACTTGAGGGTGGCTCGAGGAAGGGGGACATCACCATCGAAATAGGTGGTTCAGACTTGGTAATGCTTGAAAGAATCGGCAGAGAAATAAAGGAAATCACCACAAAGGTAAAGGGTATCGTTGAAACAGATATAAGCATTGGAGGCAGGAGTCCTGAGGTAATTATTGAAATAAACAGGACAAGGGCTGCAGATATCGGGTTGACTGCGGAAAGGATAGCTGATGCTGTGCAGTTGAGTCTTTCTGGAGAAGTCGCAACTTCTATTAGAGAGGCAGAGAAACAGACAGACATCCTTGTAAAATCCAAGAGACTCGAATATACAACAGTTGAAGATCTAAAGAAGGTTAATATTACATCACCTCTTGGTGTCCAGGTACCTTTAGGTTCGATAGCTAATATCAAAAGGGAATTTGGTCCTTCAAGTATAGATAGACAGGAAAATCAGAGGCTTGTATCTGTATATGCTACTATTGCAGAGGGCGAAACACTCGGAACGGTCATAGAACGGCTCAAGAATGGCTCAAAGACAGGCGCCCTTGACAAATACAAACTCCCTGAAGGATATAGTATAAAGATTGGTGGTATGGGGAGTGCGATGCAAGAATCCACCAGGGAACTGTATTTTGCTTTGATTATAGCTATCCTGCTTGTTTATATGATAATGGCTGCACAGTTCGAATCGTTGATACACCCATTTACCATTATGTTTTCGGTTCCACTTTCTGTAATAGGGGTATTCATAGGGCTTTTTGTATTCGGACTGAAGATGAGCATTACAGCACTAATTGGATTTATCATGTTAGCAGGAATAGTGGTGAATAACGCCATCATTCTTATAGACTTCATAAACATCCTTAGAAGCAGGGGAATGGACAGAAATGACGCAATACTCCTTGCCGGGAAATTAAGAAGTAAACCAATTTTTATGACCACATTAACCACTGTTCTCGGTATGCTTCCTCTCTCCCTCGGTCTTGGTCCTGGTGCAGAACTTTATCAGCCGTTGGCTGTAGTTGTAATATTTGGGTTGAGCCTTTCTACAATGCTAACGCTAGTTTTCATACCTACCATATACTGTCTGATTGACGACATAAGAGACGTATTTGAACTTATAACCCTGAGGGTGCAGGGGATGTTCAGCAAGAAGGTGACATCCCTCGATGACTTATGA
- a CDS encoding PG0541 family transporter-associated protein gives MKMVTIIYDSEIDNQMMVILKRANVEKYTKIEDVRGVGSSGAKLNNPIGPGINSMVIVVVDDNTAESLKKSLSALKKSTIEKSGFKAIITPVEEFI, from the coding sequence ATGAAAATGGTAACCATTATATATGACTCTGAGATAGATAATCAGATGATGGTTATATTAAAAAGAGCAAATGTAGAGAAATACACGAAGATAGAAGATGTGAGAGGTGTTGGGAGTTCAGGTGCAAAACTTAATAACCCTATAGGTCCCGGAATAAACAGCATGGTCATAGTAGTCGTTGATGACAATACCGCAGAATCTCTTAAGAAATCGTTGTCCGCACTCAAGAAATCAACCATTGAGAAAAGTGGTTTTAAGGCAATAATCACTCCTGTTGAGGAGTTTATTTAA